The Fusobacterium russii ATCC 25533 sequence AGACCTTACTATCAATAACTTCAAAATTATTATATTTAATATAATCTATTAAATCTCTTATATTATGCCCTTTAACTTGCTTGTTTCCTGTTGTTACTAACATTAATCTCTTTTTAGCTCTTGATACAGCAACATTAATTAGGAATGGATCATCTACAAAATCAGATATTGTGTCATCTACTGTAGATATGATAATATTTTCTTTTTCTTTTCCTTGAAATTTATGAACAGTTGCAGCATTTATATCATTAATTTCTCTATTTAATGCTTCTACCTGATTTTTATATGGAGTTATAATTCCAGTTTCATCTGGATTTAAAATATACTTAGGCATTATTTCTTTTTTGATTATATCTATTTGACGTTGGCTATAGTGGTTACGCTCATGATTTCCCACTACTGTTTTTACAACTGATAGGACATCTTCTTCACCTCTATCTTTTGTCATTACTATTAAATTGCCTCCATAAAATTTTTGATTACAAAAATTAATTATTTTAGGATGGCATCTATAATGCTCTCTCAATAATGTTTGAGTAACATTTGGAATGACATCTAAAATTGATTGCAGGAAACTGTTTGTATATTGATATCCTTGTCCAATTTTATAATCTTCTAATAATTTTTTTGCTCTGTTTTTTATATCAGTTGTAATAACATTTGGAAGTTGCTTAGTATCTCCTACAATAATCGCATTTCTCGCACAGGAAAGAGCTAAAGAACCAGTTGCAATATCAACCTGCGATGCCTCGTCCATAATAAGATAATCATATATCACATCTGAATTTAAACTACTTTTTGATGAAAAAGTTGTACTTAATACAACAGGATATTCGTCCAAAACCTCATTTGACTTTTTCCATAAATCTTCCTCATTAAATATTTTACGAGTCTTATTAATTTCATATTTTCTTGCTAATTTATTTTTTAATATAATCATTGATTGTTTAGATAAATTACTAAGTAAGTTATTATTTATACTATTTAAATACTTTTCTATATTTTTAATTTCCATATTCAATTCTAACTGTTTGCTTTTATAGTACATAAGTTGAAATAGTGTGATTATATTAGAAATATCCTGCTTATAAAAATCCCAATCTCTTATCCCATATTTGAAGAAAGCTTTTATTTTAAATAAGATACCTATTTTATTTTTATGTTCTGAAATTAGTCGTGACTTTTGCCACAATATCATCCAAGACTTAGAATATAAATTTTTCTTAGATTTTATTTCCACTGTTCTAATATTAGATTTTTCAATATGTTGTTGAAAATATTTTAACTCTAAATCTAATTGAGAAAGTTCTTGTTTTAAAGATGCTAATTTCTCTTCTTTATCAAAAACAATTTTCAATTGTATAGATTGTTCCGATATTTTTTTGTGTAATTCGTTTAAATCTTCTTCTGTTTTCCAAGATGAAAAATCAGGATAATATTCTTCTTGTTGCTTAATAAAATTTTTCTTATTTTTTGAACTTCCCAATGCTGCAACAATAAAACCTAAATTATGCTCAGTAGAAGATAACTTTTCATATACATTTTCAGTGGCTGAATTATTATTAGATACCACTTGCACTGTTTTTTCCTGCATTAATATATTAGCAATAATATTCAATATTGTTTGTGTTTTTCCTGTTCCAGGAGGTCCTTGAATAACACTAATTTGATTTTGCATAGCATTTTTTACAGCCTTATACTGGCTATTATTACAACCAAAAGGAAAAATTGGAACATATTCTTTTTTACTTGTCTTAGGCTGTTCTAATGTTGGATTTAAATACCTAACCAAAACTGTGGAATTATCTTCAAGAGAAAGCTTCTCAAACCTTTTAGCCAATATTTTTTCACCTGTTTCTTCATTTTTAATCTCACTTAAATCTGCAATTTTCTTAATATATTTAATTATATTTGGGGAATCACTTTCTCTTGAAATATCTAATTGATTTTCTCTATAATCTTTTTCACTTCCATCTTCAAAACAAATATGCAAATAGGAATTTTCTAGACCTTTGAACTTATATATATTCTTTATACCAAAAATTTCTTTTCCTTCTCTTTTAATCTTATGTGCAGAAGTCTCTAAAACTTCTGGATTTTCTAATTTCTCTACATTTATGCTCATATATGAATATGTTCTTCCATTAATAAATTTTATTTCCCATTTTTTTATATTTTCATTATATACACATGAGTTTATTTCAGAAGTTTTTATTTCTCCTTTAACAATAATCATATAGTGTTTTGTATTCATTCTTTTCACTCTCTTATCCATATAATGGTTTATTCTTATCTAAGAATAAGTATAACATTTTTTATCATAATGTTTTTTATATTTTGTACTTTTCATCTAATTTTTACAAACATGTTCAACCTATTTTATATTTAACCATATTTAGTATAACATCTTTATAATTTTATTTTATAACAATCCAGTTC is a genomic window containing:
- a CDS encoding AAA domain-containing protein encodes the protein MNTKHYMIIVKGEIKTSEINSCVYNENIKKWEIKFINGRTYSYMSINVEKLENPEVLETSAHKIKREGKEIFGIKNIYKFKGLENSYLHICFEDGSEKDYRENQLDISRESDSPNIIKYIKKIADLSEIKNEETGEKILAKRFEKLSLEDNSTVLVRYLNPTLEQPKTSKKEYVPIFPFGCNNSQYKAVKNAMQNQISVIQGPPGTGKTQTILNIIANILMQEKTVQVVSNNNSATENVYEKLSSTEHNLGFIVAALGSSKNKKNFIKQQEEYYPDFSSWKTEEDLNELHKKISEQSIQLKIVFDKEEKLASLKQELSQLDLELKYFQQHIEKSNIRTVEIKSKKNLYSKSWMILWQKSRLISEHKNKIGILFKIKAFFKYGIRDWDFYKQDISNIITLFQLMYYKSKQLELNMEIKNIEKYLNSINNNLLSNLSKQSMIILKNKLARKYEINKTRKIFNEEDLWKKSNEVLDEYPVVLSTTFSSKSSLNSDVIYDYLIMDEASQVDIATGSLALSCARNAIIVGDTKQLPNVITTDIKNRAKKLLEDYKIGQGYQYTNSFLQSILDVIPNVTQTLLREHYRCHPKIINFCNQKFYGGNLIVMTKDRGEEDVLSVVKTVVGNHERNHYSQRQIDIIKKEIMPKYILNPDETGIITPYKNQVEALNREINDINAATVHKFQGKEKENIIISTVDDTISDFVDDPFLINVAVSRAKKRLMLVTTGNKQVKGHNIRDLIDYIKYNNFEVIDSKVYSIFDYLYKQYTEERILYLKKYKKVSKYDSENLMYSLIIEIISDDKYLNLDVVCYYPLNILIKDFTLLSEKECKYVNNPATHLDFLIYNKIGKRPVLAIEVDGYEYHKKNTIQEKRDLLKDHILELYEIPLLRFKTNGSGEKEKILEKLEYLIN